Proteins from one Romboutsia sp. CE17 genomic window:
- a CDS encoding U32 family peptidase: MKDIELLAPVGSFEALKAAVQNGANAVYLGGKDFSARASANNFDRDELKEAVKYAHIRDVQVFVTANTLIKQDEIESFVEYAKFLYDIDVDAIILQDIGIAKLIKKLLPDFELHASTQMVAHSLEDVKYLENAGFDRVVLARELNVNEIKEICDNTNVDIEVFVHGALCVCYSGQCLMSSMIGNRSGNRGRCAQPCRQKYELIDIHTGEIINSNGDYLLSPRDLNTIEEIDRIIDAGVHSLKIEGRMKRPEYVATVIDSYRKTIDNYLKKHEVNVSDETISDLYTIFNRKFTKGLILGEVGKDVMNSEIPNNQGLYVGKVLDFNKKAKRLKIKLENTLKKGDGINLGGGTIGRIIKNGEITTIAHKGDIIELDFVGEARRHQVVFKTSDSELMDRVQSTFQQDKELVKSYIDAELIIKLGQKPLLTLRDTKGNKASVEGDKIVEEALKVALSKEKVESQIQKLGNTPYELNKISIILDEGVSLPISILNQMRRDCIELLNEERVKVKNRNYKSSKVSYNPTKFKKNREEKIRVKVKNLDQLQVALECDIDAIYYEDIITLEKALEMGLKYDKKVIYSSPRIIRNREYKSLEKANKLNIKDVQVGTLGGMDYFKGKSISIDYFLNAFNSETINHFKNEGVKSLCISQELNLQEIKETLQYTDMEIEGVVYGYATMMVTEYCPMGVLVRDCKKDKRAAKCNQSIYALKSFKGDMFRISQDIFCRSTIYNSNVTCMLDNLEEIRKSGIDVFRLDFTHEDGKMVKDIIEAHIEVINNNYRLGSKAAKLYNYLDEKGTTSAHYYKGVE; the protein is encoded by the coding sequence ATGAAAGACATAGAATTACTAGCACCTGTCGGTTCTTTTGAAGCATTAAAAGCAGCAGTTCAAAATGGAGCAAATGCAGTATATCTAGGAGGCAAAGATTTTAGTGCAAGAGCATCGGCTAATAACTTTGATAGAGATGAATTGAAAGAAGCTGTTAAATATGCGCATATTAGAGATGTACAAGTTTTTGTAACAGCAAATACTTTAATTAAGCAAGATGAAATAGAAAGCTTTGTAGAATATGCAAAATTTTTATATGATATAGATGTTGATGCTATAATACTTCAAGATATAGGTATAGCTAAGTTAATAAAAAAATTATTACCAGACTTTGAACTTCATGCGAGTACTCAAATGGTAGCACATTCATTAGAAGACGTTAAGTATCTTGAAAATGCTGGATTTGATAGAGTTGTATTAGCAAGAGAGCTAAATGTAAATGAAATAAAAGAAATATGTGACAATACTAATGTAGATATAGAAGTATTTGTACATGGTGCATTATGTGTATGTTACTCTGGTCAATGTTTAATGAGTAGTATGATAGGAAATAGATCAGGAAACAGAGGTAGATGTGCTCAGCCATGCAGACAAAAATACGAACTTATTGATATACATACAGGAGAAATAATAAATAGCAACGGAGATTATTTATTAAGCCCAAGAGATTTAAATACAATTGAAGAAATAGATAGAATAATTGATGCGGGTGTTCATTCACTAAAAATAGAAGGAAGAATGAAAAGACCAGAATACGTTGCAACGGTAATAGATAGTTACAGAAAAACTATAGACAATTATCTTAAAAAACATGAGGTAAATGTTTCTGATGAAACTATAAGTGATTTATACACTATTTTTAATAGAAAGTTTACGAAGGGTCTTATACTAGGGGAAGTAGGAAAGGATGTAATGAATTCTGAAATTCCAAATAATCAAGGCTTATACGTAGGTAAAGTTTTAGACTTTAATAAAAAAGCTAAAAGACTAAAAATAAAATTAGAAAATACTCTTAAAAAGGGCGATGGTATAAACTTAGGTGGTGGTACTATCGGAAGAATTATAAAAAATGGAGAAATAACTACAATAGCTCATAAAGGAGATATTATAGAGTTAGATTTCGTAGGAGAAGCTAGAAGGCATCAAGTAGTATTTAAAACATCAGATAGTGAACTTATGGACAGAGTTCAGAGTACGTTCCAACAGGATAAGGAACTAGTGAAAAGCTATATAGATGCAGAATTAATTATAAAATTAGGACAAAAACCCTTATTGACATTAAGAGATACAAAAGGAAATAAGGCGTCAGTAGAAGGTGATAAGATAGTTGAAGAAGCATTAAAAGTAGCTTTAAGTAAAGAAAAAGTTGAATCACAGATTCAAAAGCTAGGAAACACACCATATGAATTAAATAAAATATCAATAATACTTGATGAAGGCGTAAGTTTACCAATAAGCATTCTTAATCAAATGAGAAGAGATTGTATAGAGTTATTAAATGAAGAAAGAGTAAAAGTAAAAAATAGAAACTATAAATCGAGTAAGGTATCTTATAATCCTACTAAGTTTAAAAAGAATCGAGAAGAAAAGATAAGAGTTAAAGTAAAAAATTTAGATCAATTACAGGTTGCATTAGAATGTGATATAGATGCAATTTATTATGAAGATATAATCACATTAGAAAAAGCATTAGAAATGGGATTAAAATACGATAAAAAAGTTATATACTCATCACCGAGAATAATAAGAAATAGAGAATATAAAAGTTTAGAAAAGGCTAATAAGTTAAATATAAAAGATGTGCAAGTAGGTACTTTAGGTGGTATGGATTATTTCAAAGGAAAAAGTATAAGTATAGATTATTTCTTAAATGCATTTAATAGTGAAACTATAAATCATTTTAAAAATGAGGGAGTAAAATCACTATGTATCTCACAAGAGCTTAATTTACAAGAAATAAAAGAAACTTTACAGTACACAGATATGGAAATAGAAGGTGTAGTATATGGATATGCAACTATGATGGTTACGGAATACTGTCCTATGGGAGTATTAGTTCGTGATTGTAAGAAAGATAAAAGAGCAGCTAAATGTAATCAGAGTATATATGCTTTAAAAAGTTTCAAAGGAGATATGTTTAGAATATCTCAAGATATATTCTGTAGAAGCACAATATATAATTCAAATGTAACTTGCATGTTAGACAATTTAGAGGAAATAAGAAAATCTGGCATAGATGTATTTAGGTTAGACTTTACACATGAAGATGGAAAAATGGTCAAAGACATAATAGAGGCCCATATAGAAGTTATAAATAATAATTATAGATTAGGTTCTAAAGCTGCTAAACTATATAATTATTTAGACGAGAAAGGAACGACATCAGCGCATTATTATAAAGGTGTAGAATAA
- the zapA gene encoding cell division protein ZapA, with the protein MNKVTVKIQGVEYPMVGDKPAHEMIKVANYVDQEMTKVIESNPKLSTVMAGIVTAINITDQLFECDNYSSDLAKENDELRKKIDHTDEGLKLEIKKLQLQLDSRDKEISDANSKIEELSKSLENKIKELENKEAEINNLSMSSVGSQSEVEDYKSKITDLEELLKDAEERAKIAESLSSEFQNKAYKLQLKYTELENELKYLRAMR; encoded by the coding sequence GTGAACAAGGTAACAGTAAAAATTCAGGGCGTAGAATATCCTATGGTAGGAGATAAGCCTGCTCATGAAATGATTAAAGTAGCAAATTATGTTGATCAAGAAATGACAAAAGTTATAGAGAGTAATCCTAAATTAAGTACAGTTATGGCTGGAATAGTAACTGCTATTAATATTACGGATCAGTTATTTGAATGCGATAATTATAGCAGTGATTTAGCTAAAGAGAATGATGAACTAAGAAAAAAAATAGATCATACTGATGAAGGTCTTAAATTAGAAATAAAAAAATTACAGCTTCAACTAGATAGCAGAGATAAAGAAATATCTGATGCAAATTCTAAAATCGAAGAATTAAGCAAATCACTTGAAAACAAAATTAAAGAGTTGGAAAATAAAGAAGCTGAAATAAATAACTTGAGTATGTCATCAGTAGGATCACAGTCTGAGGTAGAAGATTATAAATCAAAGATAACTGATTTAGAAGAGTTACTAAAAGATGCTGAAGAAAGAGCTAAGATTGCGGAAAGTTTATCTTCAGAGTTCCAAAATAAAGCTTATAAATTACAGTTGAAATATACTGAATTAGAAAATGAGCTTAAGTATTTAAGAGCAATGAGATAA
- the pheT gene encoding phenylalanine--tRNA ligase subunit beta: MLVSLKWLRDYVDIDMDTKEFADRMTMTGTKVEKVDFYGEELENVVVGKILEITQHPNADKLVVTKVDVGSEVIQVVTGAKNVSVGDYIPVARIGAKLPGGIKIKKGKLRGELSEGMMCSAEELGIDEHFVAEHKKNGIYILDHEDSYELGKDVKEVMGINDALIEFELTSNRPDCRSMIGIAREAAVTINSKLKYPEINVKEEGQDINFDIKIEDEDLCRRYCARTVKNVKIGQSPYWMQRKLIEAGVRPINNIVDITNYVMLELGQPLHAFDLSKLTTGKIVVKNAVDGEKFTTLDNIERTLDKDMLVITDGEKSLALAGVMGGLNSEIDDNTTEVLLEGASFKSENIRATSKKLGLRTEASSRYEKGIDTNLAEEAVNRAAQLIEILGCGTVDKGIVDIYPTKPEVKTLVVNPQRINKLLGVEIPMDQFVGILESLEFKCNLVSSDKLEIEVPSFRLDMEQEADVFEEIARIYGFENIPSAQLEGNATAGVKTAKQKFMDNVKNTATSIGLNEILTYSFVSPRGVDKIQLPYDDKKRNFVTLINPLGEETSVMRTTMMPSMLDVLYTNISRKVDRAWAFECGHTFTPQNGLPKEHNHVCIGMYGKETDFFALKGVIETIAKNVGFENYEIIPEKNNSTFHPGRCAKIEYNGIYVGTFGELHPNVIENYSLGQRVYIAELDLDVIFENSSTNIVYNPLPKFPSTSRDIALIVKDDIYVKDIEDIIKANGAGLVEEYKLFDVYKGAQIEEGHKSIAYSITYRSKEKTLTDEDVAKVHDVILRELSEKLNANLRSN; encoded by the coding sequence AAGAGTTCGCTGATAGAATGACTATGACAGGAACTAAAGTAGAAAAAGTAGATTTCTATGGAGAAGAGTTAGAAAATGTTGTTGTTGGAAAAATACTAGAAATAACTCAGCATCCAAATGCTGATAAATTAGTTGTAACTAAAGTTGATGTAGGAAGTGAAGTTATCCAAGTAGTAACTGGAGCAAAAAATGTATCTGTAGGAGACTATATACCAGTTGCTAGAATAGGAGCTAAATTACCTGGAGGAATAAAAATTAAAAAAGGTAAATTAAGAGGAGAACTTTCAGAAGGGATGATGTGTTCAGCTGAAGAATTAGGAATAGATGAGCACTTCGTAGCTGAACATAAGAAAAATGGAATATATATATTAGATCATGAAGATTCTTATGAATTAGGAAAAGATGTAAAAGAAGTAATGGGAATCAATGATGCTTTAATAGAGTTTGAATTAACATCAAATAGACCAGACTGTAGATCTATGATAGGTATAGCTAGAGAAGCAGCAGTTACTATAAACTCTAAGTTAAAATACCCTGAAATAAATGTAAAAGAAGAAGGTCAAGATATAAATTTTGATATAAAAATAGAAGATGAAGATCTTTGTAGAAGATACTGCGCAAGAACAGTTAAAAATGTAAAAATAGGACAATCTCCATACTGGATGCAAAGAAAGCTTATAGAAGCTGGTGTTAGACCAATAAATAATATAGTAGATATAACTAACTACGTAATGCTAGAACTTGGTCAGCCACTACATGCATTTGATTTAAGTAAATTAACTACTGGTAAAATAGTTGTTAAAAATGCAGTAGATGGAGAAAAATTCACTACTTTAGATAACATTGAGAGAACTTTAGATAAAGATATGTTAGTTATAACAGATGGTGAAAAGTCTTTAGCCCTTGCAGGTGTTATGGGTGGACTTAATTCTGAAATAGATGATAATACTACAGAAGTTTTATTAGAAGGAGCAAGCTTTAAATCAGAAAATATAAGAGCAACTTCTAAAAAATTAGGCCTTAGAACTGAGGCATCATCAAGATATGAAAAAGGAATAGATACAAATCTTGCAGAAGAAGCTGTAAATAGAGCAGCGCAATTAATAGAAATACTAGGGTGTGGAACTGTTGATAAAGGGATAGTTGATATATATCCAACTAAGCCGGAAGTTAAAACATTGGTTGTTAATCCACAAAGAATAAATAAACTATTAGGTGTAGAAATTCCTATGGATCAATTTGTAGGAATATTAGAATCATTAGAATTTAAGTGTAACTTAGTTTCTAGCGATAAATTAGAAATAGAAGTTCCAAGCTTTAGATTAGACATGGAACAAGAAGCAGATGTATTTGAAGAAATAGCTAGAATCTATGGATTTGAAAATATACCATCAGCTCAATTAGAAGGTAATGCCACTGCAGGAGTTAAAACAGCAAAGCAAAAATTCATGGATAATGTAAAAAATACTGCTACTTCTATAGGATTAAATGAAATATTAACTTATTCATTTGTAAGTCCAAGAGGTGTAGATAAAATACAACTTCCATATGATGATAAAAAGAGAAACTTTGTAACTCTTATAAATCCATTAGGTGAAGAAACGTCAGTAATGAGAACTACAATGATGCCAAGTATGCTTGATGTTTTATACACAAATATATCTCGTAAAGTAGATAGAGCATGGGCATTTGAATGTGGACATACATTTACTCCACAAAATGGATTACCTAAGGAACATAACCATGTATGTATAGGTATGTATGGAAAAGAAACAGATTTCTTTGCATTAAAAGGAGTAATTGAAACTATAGCTAAAAATGTTGGATTTGAAAATTATGAAATAATACCAGAAAAAAATAACTCAACATTCCATCCAGGAAGATGTGCTAAAATAGAGTATAATGGTATATACGTAGGTACATTTGGAGAATTACATCCAAATGTAATAGAAAATTATAGCCTAGGTCAAAGAGTTTATATAGCTGAATTAGACCTTGATGTAATATTTGAAAATTCTAGCACAAATATAGTTTATAATCCATTACCAAAATTCCCATCTACATCAAGAGATATAGCTTTAATAGTTAAAGATGATATATATGTAAAAGATATAGAGGATATAATAAAAGCTAATGGAGCTGGACTTGTAGAAGAGTATAAATTATTTGACGTATATAAAGGTGCACAAATAGAGGAAGGACATAAGTCTATAGCGTATTCTATAACTTATAGAAGTAAAGAAAAAACATTAACAGATGAAGATGTTGCTAAAGTGCATGACGTTATATTAAGAGAATTATCAGAAAAATTAAATGCAAACTTAAGATCAAACTAA